aatatcagataaaaaacaaataaaataaaacctacatacagcaacagtgttttgtgttgtgtaggctcctatgatgtaagtaatgggccccgcctgctagacttctccctaaaatatcactggtttgctcctTTCTATATAAAGGGTGCCTACATtttgcatggactggttgcatggcaacatgtagcatgcagctgcagaccgcagtgcagcacagttgaatgtagtaGGTTAAGCTGTTCtacctgttatctggacatataaagggcccatTTACCTTCATTGGGTAATGGggctctagaagctaaaatgactaaactgaggctatcgtattttggtcatgtcatgagacgacaagagtcactggaaaaggcagtgatgctaggaaaaggtaagggcagcaggaaaagaggaagacccaacaagagatggatggactcaataaaggaagccacagccctctatttgcaagatctgagcaaggctgtcaaagataggacattttggaggactttcattcatagggtcgccatgagtcggaagcgacttgaccggcacttaacacacacattaccttcagtagcttagggcctcatcaaacctaagtCCGgccctggctctgccccaaaagcctcccgctggtggcaaagagggacctggcaactctgcttTACAGCCCTGGTCTGAAAACCTGTCAACGGCCACCAGGCGGCAGAGCTGTACTGAGCAAACTAATAAACAGCATCCTGCGgaacatttaaaaaagacattttgTCCTAAAATACACAACCCTTTCAGGGGCTTTCGAAATATGCCCTTGTGAAAACCAAAGGCGGACTGAAGCCCAGATCAGATGAGGGTGTTTCCCAGCATGGCACCTAcgattggcaaccctgggttgggaaattcctgcagagtttgaggtggagcctgagaaggactggtttagagaggggaagggatatCCAGCAGGGCATAAGGCCATCCGGCTCACCCTttgaagctgccgtttcctccaggggagctaatcTTTGTATTCTGGGGACCTGttcttccaggagatctccagaccccacctggagcttggcaacccaggGAAGGCAAGAATGCCTCCGAGCATGTGCTAGTATGCTCCTATGTGCGTGCCATGCGAACGGTGGGTCATCATGGGAAGCACAGCTCTCAAAGTGCACAGAGGCACTGGATGATCGGCCAGTCAGGATCTGGAAAACGTTTGGAAGATTCAAAAATTGAGAGTTTTAATCGTAATCTGTGATACAGAGGGCACCGAAGAAGAACATATTGAATAGTTTCCATCTCTTCCATAGTCTATCGGGAAGGGGACACCAGTATAACGGCCAGttagtaaggctgatggtaatacattaagTCTGGCTAGAGAAAAAGCCCTGCGCATTTCTGGAGTATACAGTTGATATAAATACgtggcagtttcaccagatttagggAATATTCCATGGTGGAGAGGTGAGCATGTCTTAGTAGCAGACTCATATAATAAATGGAGCTCATGTTGAAGTAAATTGGCTCTTATAATTGAAAAGGCCGCCGATTCAGTAAGTAGAAAAAGGGCATCTGTAGTGATGCCGATGGACCTTATTTTTGATTCTATATAACAGATCCAGTTTGAGTCTAAGAGGAATTGAAACACATAACTAGAAGGATTTGAGTGGAACAGACTCAAAATTGAGGAAAAACAGATAAGCAAAATCCTGTTTACTTAGATGTTTATACCctttcccccctagggttgccaggtcccgctttgccaccggcgggaggtttttggggaggaggctaaggagggcagggtttgggaggtcccaggttccatccccagcatctccagttaaagggactaggcaagtaggtgatgtgaaagacctccgcctgagaccctggagagccgctgtcgggtactgactttgatgtacccaGGGTCTGATTTAGAATAAGGAAGCTTaatggggataggccatggctcagtagtagagcctctgcttggcaagcagaaggtcctaggttcaatccccggcatctccagttaaagggactaggcaagtaggtgatgtgaaagacctccgcctgagaccctggagagccactgccggtctgagcagacaacactgacttagatggaccaggggtctaattcagtagaaggagGGGTTTCGGCACCCGCTGATATGGGACTCTTCACCTGAATTATTAACTTTGGGGCACCCGCCGGGCTCCTGTGGGAATGGGGAAGTTAGTTAATCAATTTGCGTTGATGCATGAATTAGATTCTCTCAGCAGCCCAAGGCCGGACGGCCAAGTTTTAATCAGCTCTGTTGGCCGTTTGTGCCATGATTTATTGGAACAGGGAACACTGGGAAATTCCAGCTTCTTGTTATTTCAGCTCTTTCCCAGCTCAGAACATGGCATACTTATCTAAGAAATACAGCCGGCCGGCTATAATAAATTTGTTATGCTACCTCCACGGCACACTGGGGTATTTCCCGATCGCAATGAATCATTCGGTCACGACGAGGCAAGTATCTTTCAACTTCGTTGCACAGAACTGAGAACGAGGAGTGAAATTCTACGACTTGGGTCCAATGCTAGGTTTGCTGGGCAGGGGGGATGCTTGGAGAGGTCGTTTTGGGATGGGGGCTTTAGCGTGTGATTCCTTGACAGACAGGGACACACTGTGTCCAGTCCTGAAGACACATGTAGCGGAGACcgagccctaggaggaaaggttgaaggagctgggtatgtttagcctgaagaggagaagactgagaggggatatgataaataTCTTCAAGTACctaaagggctgtcatttagaggagggtgccgagttgttttctgttgccccagaaggtcggaccagaaccaacaggttgaaatgaaatcaaaagagacattaggaagaattttctaacagttagagcaattcctcagtggaacaggcttcctcgggaggtggtgagctctccttccctggaggtgtttaagcagaggctagatggccatctgtcagcaatgctgattctatgacctcaagcagatgatgagagggagggcatcttggccaccttctgagcatgaagtaggggtcactgggggtgtgggagggggaggtagttgtgaatttactgcattgtgaagggggttcctcccgaggaagcctgttccagtgaggaacagctctgttagaaaatttttcctaatgtctagacagaatttCTTCAGTTATACACTGCTTTTCGTCTCAATGGGGgcctaaagttagggttgccaacctccaggtggtggctggagatctccagggattacaactgatctccaggcgccagagatcaatttgcctggaaatggccaatttggaaggtggagaaaatggccaatttggaagaTGGAgcctatgggattataccccaatgaaatccctcccctccccaaaccccgccctccttaggctccactcccaacccagagctggcaaccctacctaaagtgGCTCGGGTCAtcgttttcccctcctccattttatccccacaacagccttatgaggtaggctaggtggaGAGAGCCAGGCTGGCTCTCTGTATTTCATGTATGCATTTCATGGTAGAGCAGGGCTATGGGAACAAGTTTCCCCAGACTCTTTTAGCAATACGCCAGATTAGTTCCCTATGCTGGAATCTCTGCCAGACTTCTGGGAAACTAGTTTCTAGGGACACAGTTGGAAAACCACCGATTATAGGGCTGGGCCTTAACCTTTTAAAACAGTCGTGTTCTAGTTCCCTCTGAAAAAAAAGATTACACATGTTTTTAGTTTAACTTGAATGGACagggattttcctgcaaactttaTTGAGCCAGCATCAGTTCATTCGATTTGGTGACTTTGTGCCATTATGTACTGCTAATGAGCTGTTTTTTCATGCTCGGGAGCGGTAACGGTTCCTTCCGCCACACTGATAGCACAATCCTAAAAAGATTTAGACCTTCTTAGTCCACTGAAGGCTACGGCTTTAGCAGGGAGTAACTCTGCCCAGGACGGCACTGCCAGAGAACTAGGAAATCATTTTTAGAGGAAGTCTCGTCTCTCTCCGAAAGGCGCACGTCACGGGTTTTCACTTCCCACTCGTAAGCAGCATGTCAATTTCCCCATCGCTTTCAGCGTAATGGCTTTTGCCAAACCCCAGATGATGCAAAGAAAAACCCCACCGATCCTCTGAGGGGACGACACTGCCAAAGTTGTTTAGTTTAGTTTTCAGCTTTTGGAGCAGGAAGACTACCTGGGTCAAAGTCTGTCCGTCGCCTTCCGGGTTTGCTCGTCAATGGAGGACTCTGATTTCCTGTACGTTTACAACTTGGTTCAAGACTATCTGAGATATGTCTGTCTGGAATCCGAGTCCGGAGCACCCCCCTGCCGGGCCGCTCAAGTCTTACGAAGAGTCGCATCTTCCCTTCAAGGGGAAGTGGAAGAGAACTTGAGACCCTATCTGGACAAGCTTGAGATCTGTTCCCCAGAAAGAGCCAACCAAATTTTCATTCAAGCGATGGCCAACGAATTTGCAGATGGAAACACCAACTGGGGACGGATTGTGACGATATTTCTGTTTGGAGGGATTCTGGCCAGGAAGCTCCAAGAACAAGGAGTTCTTATGACGGCCGACAACCTCAAGCAGATTTCTCACTTTATCACAGACTATATCGTCAACACCCAAGCAAAGTGGATTGTCAAAAATGGAGGATGGGTAAGTTTTGGCGTTGATTACTGTTTCtcatcctgaattttttttttaaattgatttcttTTTCATCATAGGAGTTAGATTCCAAGCCTGTGGAAATACAGGAGAAAGGGGTATCACAAAACACCCCCTTGAATGTCACCCAGCACTTATGTAGAGCTGAGATGATTCTTGTATCACTCATGAGAGCGGGTGTAGTTAGAATAAACAAgagtcttgtggtaccttaaaggctaacaaaatcaTTATGTGAATATAATGGCATGATGTAAACCAATCTGCGTCACCggtagggagaaaggcaggcattttaaaaaaattaaaatttgatGTCCACGTAAGCTTCTGTAGATCAGAGCTTTAGATGCTATGAGTGAATCCTCAGCTTTCAGGAGAAAAGCAGGCatataactattttaaataaatagagaaCTGAAAATCAAACATACAGTAAGGCCGAAACTGCAAAATAAAATTAGCTGCCTAGCTGAAGACTGGAATCCTAGATTTTaatggccatacaggccatctaccccaaccccctgctcaatgcaggatcagcctagagcatccctgacaagtgtttgtctagccgtTGCTTGAAGACGGCCAGTGATTTAATTCCTCATATTTGAAGCAACGGGCTTCACCAAAATGTATGCTGGAATAACACTTTTGTTCGCCCTCAGGGTGCCAAAAGACTGTTTTTGTGTGGGTTCGAATCCCTCCTAAACCGTGAAGCTCACAGAATGAATCtggacaatcctaaacagattcgAAGgagtagaagaaaagttggtttttatatactgactttctctaccaccttcctttcccctcccctcaacagacaccctgtgaggtaggtggtgctgagagagctctaagagagctgtgactaggccaaggtcacccagctggctttgtgtgtaggagtagggaaaccaatccagttcaccagattagcctccgccactcacgtggaggagcggggaatcaaacccggttctccagatcagagtccgccgctgcaaaccaccgttcttaaccacaccaccacactggctcttcagttAATGAAATGGTTGGTAAATAGGATCTCGTTCGTGACCTTTCAAGAAAAAGTTGGCTGTTCTGCAGttcttaaacaaaaataaaactaaattagtcCTAATGAGATATCGTCCACTCTTTTCTGCAGGACAACGGCTTCGTACCAAAATTTGAAGACAAAAGTCCCTGGCTGTCTTTACACTGGATGAAGACCAAAATCCTGGCTGCCTTCTCCTTCTTCAGTCAATATTACTGACCAATTTGGTTGGAGTTTCCTGCAAGAACAAGATGTGTCCACAAGATACGTCGTGGCAGCTGTTTGGGTTATCAGAAAActgatttccatttttttcatctgaaattttatttatatgttaTTTATTTGAGGGGGGTTATTATTTTGAAACCGTGTTTGTGTGTACAATTATCTGCTTGGGGATCACAATTCaaaaagatttccccccccccctatattGCGTAGTATATTCATTCTTTTCCAAACAAAAATCAAATTGCAGTCTCCAGAAAATccttggagatctggggatggagcctggggaggacagggaccgcaacggggtacaatgccacagagttagggctgccaggtccccccaggcaCTGgcaaggaatggggaggggggagggttgccagttccaggttggaaaactcctggagatttgggggtggcacctggggagggcagggacctcagtggggcgcaatgccatagagtccaccctccaaagcacgcatttcctccagggaaacagatctctgtagtttggagatgagctgaaattcggggggatccccaggtcccacttggaagtCCCTAGACTTAACGGCACTTAGCACCACCAGATTTTCAAGATTTTCAAGGGGCTTGAttctacatatgtgtgtgtgtgttaagtgccgtcaagtcgcttccgactcatggtgaccctatgaatcaacgtcctccaaagtgtcctatctttgacagccttgctcagatcttgcaaattgagggttgaggcttcctttattgagtccatccatctcttggtcggtcttcctcttttcctgctgccctcaacttttcctagcatgactgtcttttccagtgactcttgtcgtctcatgatgtgaccaaaatacgacagcctcagtttagtcattttagcttctagggtcagttcaggcttgatttgatctagaacccactgatttgtttttttggcagtccacggaatccgtaaccctctcctccagcaccacatttcaaaggaatctactttcttcctatcagctttcttcactgtccagctttcacacccatacatagtaatagggaatacgatggcatgggggtggagtagggatcactgggtgtgcgtgtgggggggaggtagttgtgaattccctgcatcgtgcagggggttggactagatgaccctggtggccccttccaactttattcttcttctgggcatggagtagggggtcctgggtgtgtgtgtgtgtgggaggtagttgtgaattccctgcattgtgcagggggttggactagaggaccctggtggtcccttccaactctatgattcttctgggTGTCGAGTAGGGGGtcctgagggtgtgtgggggggaggtagttttgaatttcctgccttgtgcagggggttggactagatgaccctggtggccccttccaaccctatgattcctctgggcgtggagtagggggtcactgggggtgtgggggggaggtagttgtgcgttCCCTGCCtcgtgcagggggtcggactggatgaccctggtggccccttccaactttattcttcttctgggcatggagtagggggtcctgtgtgtgtgtgtgtgtgtgggaggtagttgtgaattccctgcattgtgcagggggttggactagatgaccctggtggtcccttccaactctatgattcttctgggcgtggagtagggggtcactggaggtgtgtgtggggggcaggtagttatgaattccctgcattgtgcagggggtcggaccagatgaccctggtggccccttccaaccctatgattcctctgggcgtggagtagggggtcactgggggtgtgggggggaggtagttgtgaattccctgcctcgtgcagggggtcggactagatgaccctggtggtcccttccaactcttatcatTTGTCTgtgcgtggagtaggggtcactgggggtgtgtgtgggggggatagttgtaagtttcctgccttgtgcagggggtcggactagatgaccttgggggccccttccaactgtacggTTCCAAGGGCAGCTGGCGCTCGGAGGGGGCGGGCAGCGGCCCTTTCTCCCCAGCCCTCCCTCCCCGCGGGCCTGGGGGCGGCGATCTCCCTGCCcgcctcttggggaggggccgggcGGCCGGCCAGCGCGCCTGGAGAGGGGACCGGGCTGCGGCGCCATGGCTGCGCTGCAGGCGGCCAAGCGGGCTCTGCGCGCCGAGCTGAAGCGGCGCCTGGAGGCGCTGAGCGCGGCCGAGAAGCGCCGGCAGTCGCGGCTGCTGGGGGCGCAGGTGGGTGGCCGAGGGGCTCCCCCCTCCCGCGCGCCGGGAAACCCCCCCGATCCCCGGGGAAAGCCCcgccgggggagggagggaaggagggaaggcgaGGCTTCTGCTCGGCGCGATGCACGCGCACGGACACGCCGCAGGATTGGGGGGGTTGCAAGgggccgccagggtcatctagtccgaccctctgcacaatgcaagaaattcacaactacctccccccccacacccccagtgatccctacatgcccagaagaatcatagggttggaagggtcctccagggtcatctagtccaactccctgcacgaggcaggacattcacaactacctcccccccacacacacccagaagaatcatagggttgcatgggccgccagggtcatctagtccgaccccctgcacaatgtaagaaattcacaactacctcccccccaccccccagtgatccctacatgcccagaagaatcatagggttgcaaggggccgccagggtcatctagtccgaccccctgcatgaggcaggaaattcacaactacctcccccccccacacacccccagtgacccctattccacgcCCAGAAGAATCATAGGTTGCAAGgggccgccagggtcatctagtccgaccccctgcacaatgcaagaaattcacaactacctccccccccacacccccagtgaccccaactccacgcccagaagaatcatagggttgcaaggggtcaccagggtcatctagtccaaccctctgcacaatgcaggaaattaacaaccacctccctctccacacccccattgaccccctactccatgcccagaagatggccaagttgccctccctttcatgaactgccaaggtcatagaatccgcattgctgacagatggccatctagcctctgcttcaaaacctccagagaaggagagctcaccacctcccgaggaagcctgttccactgaggaaccgctctgttaggaaatcCTCCCTAaggtctaggtggaaactctcttgatttaatttcaacaaacCTAAACTCTGAGTGCACCTATAATAATTATAATAGGGGTAACATCCCTGGCCCTTGT
The Euleptes europaea isolate rEulEur1 chromosome 20, rEulEur1.hap1, whole genome shotgun sequence genome window above contains:
- the BCL2A1 gene encoding bcl-2-related protein A1; the protein is MEDSDFLYVYNLVQDYLRYVCLESESGAPPCRAAQVLRRVASSLQGEVEENLRPYLDKLEICSPERANQIFIQAMANEFADGNTNWGRIVTIFLFGGILARKLQEQGVLMTADNLKQISHFITDYIVNTQAKWIVKNGGWDNGFVPKFEDKSPWLSLHWMKTKILAAFSFFSQYY